From a region of the Corallococcus coralloides DSM 2259 genome:
- a CDS encoding bile acid:sodium symporter family protein, whose protein sequence is MDALHAFIGLMISTFIIALGLSQGLSWHLADLGQGVKQPAFARGLGVCLVGVPLLSLIVVKVLPLAPVAAGVIALMAFCPGLPMALNVVSQQKGNLPLALALSITLSLVAIVLMPLSLKLLEQLFPLAIQSPPYGVLLERVILPFLMPFALGIGIQKVAPAWAHRLRKPVKLYFTFAVAVAALALVVASFPLLKRLHVWVFIAMVVVTLGSTALGHIAGRPRPGDRTALAISAVFGNPAFAFCLGGSTYPMKSLLGVMGLYLFIRTAAMVPYLLWNQRHQASERGGGPSLPSGRRASTGT, encoded by the coding sequence ATGGACGCCTTGCATGCCTTCATCGGGCTGATGATTTCGACCTTCATCATCGCGCTCGGATTGTCGCAGGGCCTGTCGTGGCATCTGGCGGACCTGGGCCAGGGCGTGAAGCAGCCGGCGTTCGCGCGAGGGCTGGGGGTGTGCCTCGTCGGTGTACCGCTGCTGTCCCTCATCGTGGTGAAGGTGCTGCCCCTCGCCCCTGTCGCGGCGGGCGTCATCGCGCTGATGGCCTTCTGCCCGGGGCTGCCCATGGCGCTCAACGTCGTGTCGCAGCAGAAGGGCAACCTGCCGCTGGCCCTGGCGCTGTCCATCACCCTGTCGCTCGTCGCCATCGTGCTGATGCCGCTGTCCCTGAAGCTGCTGGAGCAACTGTTCCCCCTGGCCATCCAGTCACCGCCATACGGGGTGCTCCTGGAGCGGGTCATCCTCCCGTTCCTCATGCCCTTCGCGCTCGGCATCGGAATCCAGAAGGTGGCGCCCGCCTGGGCGCACCGGCTGCGCAAGCCGGTGAAGCTCTACTTCACCTTCGCCGTGGCCGTGGCCGCGCTGGCGCTGGTCGTGGCCAGCTTCCCGCTGTTGAAGCGCCTCCACGTCTGGGTGTTCATCGCGATGGTGGTGGTGACGCTGGGGTCCACGGCCCTGGGCCACATCGCCGGCCGGCCCCGGCCCGGGGACCGCACGGCGCTGGCCATCTCCGCCGTCTTCGGCAACCCCGCCTTCGCCTTCTGCCTGGGCGGCAGCACCTATCCCATGAAGAGCCTGCTGGGCGTCATGGGGCTGTACCTCTTCATCCGCACCGCGGCCATGGTGCCGTACCTGCTCTGGAACCAGCGCCACCAGGCGTCCGAGCGCGGCGGCGGGCCGTCACTGCCGTCGGGCAGGCGGGCCTCCACGGGCACGTGA
- a CDS encoding arylsulfatase: protein MASKAKPSGNGHGKQAKQKPNILVIWGDDIGFWNISAYNQGMMGYRTPNIDRIAKQGAMMTDCYGQQSCTAGRAAFITGMNPLRTGLTTIGMPGAKYGLQDSDPTIAEMLKPLGYTCGQFGKNHLGDSNPYLPTNHGFDEFFGNLYHLNAENEPECPDYPKDPSFKARFGPRGVLHSWATNRKDVTDEPRWGVVGSQRIEDTGPLTTKRMETVDGEFLKGSLDFMERAVKDGKPFFVWHNTTRTHVWTFLQKKYQNATGHGLYADAMRELDDIVGVLLDKLEELGIADNTLVVFSTDNGVEKMGWPDGGNSPFRGEKGSTWEGGVRVPCVVRWPGVVEPGRVINDIFAHEDWMPTMVAAAGGPTDLVEKCKHGHKVGNKTFRVHLDGYDQSGLLAGTEEGRRNEFIYVLDSGDLAAVRYKDWKIIFSYQDGEGPDMWFSGKRFNPAWPYLINLRSDPFEYGPHSGLYTSWYGQRMFTFVPAQILVKQFAESLIEFLPSQAPGSLSIGPMKERVKQQLAEARKKKAEPSVGDQVMSLANEVEHLIHRVQQSHQ, encoded by the coding sequence ATGGCAAGCAAGGCGAAGCCCTCGGGCAATGGACACGGCAAGCAGGCGAAGCAGAAACCCAACATCCTGGTCATCTGGGGAGATGACATCGGCTTCTGGAACATCAGTGCCTACAACCAGGGGATGATGGGCTACCGCACGCCCAACATCGACCGCATCGCGAAGCAGGGCGCGATGATGACCGACTGCTACGGCCAGCAGAGCTGCACCGCGGGCCGCGCGGCGTTCATCACCGGTATGAATCCACTGCGCACGGGGCTCACCACCATTGGCATGCCCGGCGCCAAGTACGGCCTGCAGGACTCCGACCCCACCATCGCGGAGATGCTCAAGCCCCTGGGCTACACCTGCGGCCAGTTCGGCAAGAACCACCTGGGCGACTCCAATCCCTACCTGCCCACGAACCACGGCTTCGACGAGTTCTTCGGCAACCTCTACCACCTCAACGCGGAGAACGAGCCGGAGTGCCCGGACTACCCCAAGGACCCGTCCTTCAAGGCCCGCTTCGGGCCGCGCGGCGTGCTGCACAGCTGGGCCACGAACCGCAAGGACGTCACCGACGAGCCGCGCTGGGGCGTGGTGGGCAGCCAGCGCATCGAGGACACCGGCCCGCTCACCACGAAGCGCATGGAGACGGTGGACGGTGAGTTCCTGAAGGGGTCGCTGGACTTCATGGAGCGCGCCGTGAAGGACGGCAAGCCGTTCTTCGTCTGGCACAACACCACGCGCACGCACGTCTGGACGTTCCTCCAGAAGAAGTACCAGAACGCCACGGGCCACGGCCTCTACGCGGACGCGATGCGGGAGCTGGATGACATCGTCGGCGTGCTCCTGGACAAGCTGGAGGAGCTGGGCATCGCGGACAACACCCTGGTGGTCTTCTCCACCGACAACGGCGTGGAGAAGATGGGCTGGCCGGACGGCGGCAACAGCCCGTTCCGCGGCGAGAAGGGCTCGACGTGGGAGGGCGGCGTGCGGGTGCCGTGCGTGGTGCGCTGGCCGGGCGTGGTGGAGCCGGGGCGCGTCATCAACGACATCTTCGCGCACGAGGACTGGATGCCCACGATGGTGGCAGCGGCGGGTGGCCCCACGGACCTGGTGGAGAAGTGCAAGCACGGCCACAAGGTGGGGAACAAGACCTTCCGGGTCCACCTGGACGGGTATGACCAGAGCGGGCTCCTGGCCGGCACGGAGGAGGGCCGCCGGAACGAGTTCATCTACGTGCTCGACAGCGGCGACCTCGCGGCGGTCCGGTACAAGGACTGGAAGATCATCTTCAGCTACCAGGACGGCGAAGGCCCGGACATGTGGTTCAGCGGCAAGCGCTTCAATCCGGCGTGGCCCTACCTCATCAACCTGCGCTCGGATCCGTTCGAGTACGGCCCCCACTCCGGCCTGTACACGTCCTGGTACGGCCAGCGCATGTTCACGTTCGTCCCGGCGCAGATCCTGGTGAAGCAGTTCGCGGAGAGCCTCATCGAGTTCCTGCCCAGCCAGGCCCCGGGCAGCCTGAGCATCGGGCCGATGAAGGAGCGCGTGAAACAGCAGCTGGCGGAGGCGCGAAAGAAGAAGGCGGAGCCCAGCGTCGGCGACCAGGTCATGTCCCTGGCCAACGAGGTGGAGCACCTCATCCACCGCGTCCAGCAGTCGCACCAGTAG
- a CDS encoding HAD family hydrolase, whose product MRRTRKGPACLPWALALLLAIPLQALAADPLPSWNDGPVKQSIIDFVTRATTEDGPGYIPPEERIATFDNDGTLWQEKPVVQGAFLLEQVKAAVKEDASLAKRQPFKAVLEGDVALLSSMEEPQLMALVAATHAGKTPDELAREARAFFQTARHPKLGVPYTQLAYAPMLELLRYLRANGFQTWISSGGGTDFMRVVSEDTYGIPPQQVIGSDLKEKFDEGNGHPVLRREARLDHVNDKAGKPVGIEQHIGRRPVFAAGNVRSGGDIQMLQYTKEQPRPGFSLLINHDDAEREFAYQEKNDASLKAAHEGGWTVVSMRQDWKRIFPEEGR is encoded by the coding sequence ATGCGACGCACGAGGAAGGGCCCGGCCTGCCTGCCGTGGGCGCTGGCGTTGCTGCTCGCCATCCCCCTCCAGGCACTGGCGGCGGATCCGCTGCCGTCCTGGAATGACGGCCCGGTGAAACAGTCCATCATCGACTTCGTCACCCGCGCCACCACCGAGGACGGCCCCGGCTACATCCCCCCGGAGGAGCGCATCGCCACCTTCGACAACGACGGCACGCTCTGGCAGGAGAAGCCTGTCGTGCAGGGCGCCTTCCTGCTGGAGCAGGTCAAGGCGGCCGTGAAGGAGGACGCGTCGCTCGCGAAGCGGCAGCCCTTCAAGGCCGTGCTGGAAGGAGACGTGGCCCTGCTGTCCTCCATGGAGGAGCCCCAGTTGATGGCGCTGGTCGCCGCCACCCACGCGGGCAAGACGCCGGATGAGCTCGCCCGCGAGGCCCGCGCCTTCTTCCAGACCGCGCGCCACCCGAAGCTGGGCGTGCCGTACACGCAGCTTGCCTACGCGCCCATGCTGGAGCTGCTCCGGTACCTGCGCGCCAATGGCTTCCAGACGTGGATCTCCTCGGGCGGCGGCACCGACTTCATGCGCGTCGTCTCCGAGGACACCTACGGCATCCCGCCCCAGCAGGTCATCGGCAGCGACCTCAAGGAGAAGTTCGACGAGGGGAACGGCCACCCGGTGCTGCGGCGCGAGGCCCGCCTGGACCACGTCAACGACAAGGCCGGCAAGCCGGTGGGAATCGAGCAGCACATCGGGCGGAGGCCCGTGTTCGCCGCGGGCAACGTCCGGTCGGGCGGTGACATCCAGATGCTCCAATACACGAAGGAGCAGCCGCGCCCCGGCTTCTCGTTGCTCATCAACCATGACGACGCGGAGCGCGAGTTCGCCTACCAGGAGAAGAACGACGCTTCCCTGAAGGCCGCGCATGAAGGCGGCTGGACCGTGGTCAGCATGCGCCAGGACTGGAAGCGCATCTTCCCGGAGGAGGGACGGTGA
- a CDS encoding SulP family inorganic anion transporter, whose translation MKRTTATAAHVLDRFLPGVEQARTYERRWLRADVLSAITVGAMLIPQGLAYAQIVGVRPVAGLYAGVFAMLAYALFGPSRHLMLGPEAGAAILTATALGPVVAGGGPERLASLAALLALMVGVVSFLCGLCRAGALADFLSRPILIGYVNGAALIIIGSQLARMLGLERRSNEFAGQLHEVAANVGRTHVPTLVLGLGIVAALVAMRRFLPRWPAPLVMVVLTTLVTWAFQLEHGGVKVVGPIAAAAPTFGLPSLRFDDVRTLLPAAFSLALVNYASSVLAGRIYADRFGYRLDTHQEFFGQAAANLLTGLTQGFPVTGSDSRTAVNASMKGRTQLVSVVAAGVVLLFSLFLTPLLSKLPLVTLGAIVIVAAVYLLEVKPILRLWRVRPVEAVLAVVTMLGVLFLGILHGILIAVALSLVDLIRRAAHPHDAVLGEREGMPGWHDVEGHADAETIPGLVVYRFDAPLFFANARFLREQVHRLVADSRHPVRWFVLDASSVFDLDITAAESLEKVRHDLTDEGLVFAVAQARAPMRRTLKRSGLAARIGEDRLFPTVGAAVRAYLESRDDARTAWSGESVSSPQVH comes from the coding sequence ATGAAGCGCACCACGGCCACGGCCGCTCATGTCCTGGACCGCTTCCTCCCGGGCGTCGAGCAGGCGCGGACCTACGAGCGGCGGTGGCTGCGCGCGGACGTCCTGTCGGCGATCACCGTGGGCGCGATGCTCATTCCCCAGGGCCTGGCCTACGCGCAGATTGTCGGCGTGCGTCCCGTGGCGGGGCTGTACGCGGGCGTCTTCGCGATGCTGGCGTACGCGCTGTTCGGTCCGTCGCGCCACCTCATGCTGGGGCCGGAGGCGGGCGCGGCCATCCTCACCGCGACGGCGCTGGGCCCCGTGGTGGCGGGCGGAGGACCGGAGCGGCTGGCTTCGCTGGCGGCGCTCCTGGCGTTGATGGTGGGCGTCGTGAGCTTCTTGTGCGGACTGTGCCGCGCGGGGGCGCTGGCGGACTTCCTGTCGCGGCCCATCCTCATCGGCTACGTCAACGGCGCGGCGCTCATCATCATCGGCAGCCAGCTGGCCCGGATGCTCGGGCTGGAGCGCAGGTCGAACGAGTTCGCGGGGCAGCTGCATGAGGTGGCGGCGAACGTGGGCCGCACGCACGTGCCCACGCTGGTGTTGGGGCTGGGCATCGTCGCGGCGCTGGTGGCCATGCGCCGCTTCCTGCCGCGCTGGCCCGCGCCGCTGGTGATGGTGGTGCTCACCACGCTGGTGACCTGGGCGTTCCAACTGGAGCACGGCGGCGTGAAGGTGGTGGGGCCCATCGCCGCGGCGGCGCCCACCTTCGGCCTGCCCTCCTTGCGCTTCGACGACGTGCGCACGCTCCTGCCCGCGGCCTTCAGCCTCGCGCTGGTGAACTACGCCAGCTCCGTGCTCGCGGGCCGCATCTACGCGGACCGCTTCGGCTACCGGCTGGACACCCATCAGGAGTTCTTCGGTCAGGCGGCGGCCAACCTGCTCACCGGCCTCACGCAGGGCTTCCCCGTGACGGGGAGCGACTCGCGCACGGCGGTCAACGCGTCCATGAAGGGCCGCACGCAGCTCGTCAGCGTGGTCGCGGCCGGGGTGGTGCTGCTGTTCTCGCTGTTCCTCACGCCACTGCTGTCGAAGCTGCCGCTGGTGACGCTGGGGGCCATCGTCATCGTCGCGGCGGTGTACCTGCTGGAGGTGAAGCCCATCCTCCGGCTCTGGCGCGTGCGGCCGGTGGAGGCGGTGCTCGCGGTGGTGACGATGCTGGGCGTGCTCTTCCTGGGCATCCTCCATGGCATCCTCATCGCGGTGGCGCTGTCGCTGGTGGACCTCATCCGCCGCGCGGCGCACCCGCACGACGCCGTGCTGGGCGAGCGCGAGGGCATGCCCGGCTGGCACGACGTGGAGGGCCACGCGGACGCGGAGACGATTCCCGGACTCGTCGTCTACCGCTTCGACGCGCCCCTCTTCTTCGCCAACGCCCGCTTCCTGCGCGAACAGGTGCACCGGCTGGTGGCTGACTCGCGCCACCCGGTGCGGTGGTTCGTGCTGGACGCGTCCAGCGTGTTCGACCTGGACATCACCGCGGCGGAGAGCCTGGAGAAGGTGCGCCACGACCTCACGGACGAAGGCCTCGTCTTCGCCGTGGCCCAGGCGCGCGCGCCGATGCGCCGGACGTTGAAGCGCTCCGGACTGGCCGCGCGGATTGGCGAGGACCGGCTCTTTCCTACCGTGGGCGCGGCCGTTCGCGCCTACCTCGAATCGCGAGACGACGCGCGGACCGCCTGGAGCGGCGAGTCCGTCTCCTCGCCACAGGTGCACTGA
- a CDS encoding CorA family divalent cation transporter: protein MDGFENAFALLLDGSGGARSLSLEETRRWRASDGMLWVHLPPDLPDLPRVLEAVFHLPPQVREPLLADTGRVRIDVLNENELVLLLLHPDPAPTNMAFPRQLRAWMTADRCVTVAPTNQPAIVAVREQLAHGRGPRGTDLFLAFATTALSTASLRATELDDALSGLETRFEARREDSGDVPTDLRRLRRTLVEQRRFVSLVRDAILRVSLLSVEWVRAQERELRQMAERAGGALKEMDALVERARILHEDVKARLDARSQRILYMLTIISGVFLPLSFITGLLGVNVAGIPGARWRGSFLLLVLVLIVLAAAEWRALRRRELV from the coding sequence ATGGACGGGTTCGAGAACGCCTTCGCGTTGCTCCTGGATGGCAGCGGTGGTGCACGCTCGCTCTCCCTGGAGGAGACGCGGCGCTGGCGGGCTTCGGACGGCATGCTCTGGGTCCACCTGCCTCCGGACCTGCCGGACCTTCCCCGCGTGCTGGAGGCCGTCTTCCACCTGCCTCCCCAGGTGCGTGAACCACTCCTGGCCGACACGGGCCGCGTGCGCATCGACGTGCTCAACGAGAACGAGCTCGTCCTGCTCCTGCTGCACCCGGATCCGGCGCCAACCAACATGGCGTTCCCGCGCCAGTTGCGCGCCTGGATGACGGCGGACCGCTGTGTCACCGTGGCGCCCACGAATCAGCCCGCCATCGTGGCCGTCCGTGAGCAGCTCGCCCATGGCCGGGGGCCTCGTGGGACGGACCTCTTCCTCGCCTTCGCCACCACCGCGCTCTCCACTGCGTCGCTGCGCGCCACCGAACTGGATGACGCGCTGTCGGGCCTGGAGACCCGCTTCGAGGCGCGCCGCGAGGACTCCGGCGACGTACCGACGGACCTGCGCCGGCTGCGCCGCACCCTCGTGGAACAGCGCCGCTTCGTCTCCCTGGTCCGGGACGCCATCCTGCGCGTCAGCCTGCTCTCCGTGGAGTGGGTGCGCGCCCAGGAACGGGAGCTGCGCCAGATGGCCGAGCGGGCCGGTGGCGCCCTCAAGGAGATGGATGCCCTGGTGGAGCGTGCCCGCATCCTCCACGAAGACGTCAAGGCCCGGCTGGACGCCCGCAGCCAGCGCATCCTCTACATGCTCACCATCATCTCCGGCGTCTTCCTGCCCCTGTCCTTCATCACCGGCCTGCTGGGCGTCAACGTGGCCGGCATTCCCGGCGCGCGGTGGCGCGGCTCGTTCCTGCTGCTGGTGCTCGTGCTCATCGTCCTTGCCGCCGCGGAGTGGCGAGCCCTGCGCCGTCGCGAGCTCGTGTGA
- a CDS encoding DUF5953 family protein, translating to MTAMHNTLTVRIHAPAMTGADHRPMEMALGVERALPGTRLDWTVSDEQQLVRIPQRDAWLAKARSGGGFQLLCNNDESRPVTLFGVDGPERLGPGGHALLEVHAELPLEASSLATALLENVAEAAHGYWGHATPFNAAVQVSRQVRDPVRKPGSPPHGLPALKLTEQLRAPEIPHYLGWLNYWSEAAAQAIGFPDAARDAELLSRSRRTPSGGWVVQLTEAPLDYDNPEHLEALRRAYERFPAIGGRDSR from the coding sequence ATGACCGCCATGCACAACACCTTGACCGTGCGCATCCACGCGCCGGCCATGACAGGTGCCGACCATCGGCCCATGGAGATGGCCCTCGGAGTGGAACGCGCGCTTCCTGGCACACGCCTGGACTGGACGGTTTCCGATGAGCAGCAGCTCGTGAGGATTCCCCAACGAGACGCCTGGCTCGCCAAGGCCAGGAGCGGCGGCGGCTTTCAGCTTCTCTGCAACAATGATGAGAGTCGCCCCGTGACACTCTTCGGCGTGGATGGGCCTGAAAGGCTCGGGCCTGGGGGCCATGCGTTGCTCGAGGTCCACGCCGAACTGCCTCTCGAAGCATCCAGTCTCGCCACGGCCCTGCTGGAGAACGTCGCGGAAGCGGCTCATGGCTACTGGGGACATGCGACGCCATTCAACGCAGCCGTCCAGGTCTCACGGCAGGTCCGGGATCCGGTACGCAAGCCAGGCAGCCCTCCCCATGGACTTCCAGCGCTCAAACTCACAGAACAACTCCGTGCACCTGAAATCCCGCATTACCTCGGGTGGCTGAACTACTGGTCTGAAGCAGCCGCGCAGGCCATCGGTTTCCCGGACGCTGCTCGCGACGCGGAGCTGTTGTCTCGCTCACGGCGCACGCCTTCTGGTGGCTGGGTGGTCCAGCTCACCGAGGCCCCGCTCGATTACGACAACCCCGAGCACCTTGAAGCACTCCGGCGGGCCTATGAGCGCTTCCCCGCCATTGGTGGGCGCGACTCACGCTGA
- a CDS encoding formylglycine-generating enzyme family protein: MHRNDSRDAAPDVESTDTAARPGRAPFPDMVWIPGGTYWMGSDHHYPEEAPAHQVTVSGFWMDRFTVTNEQFARFVEATGYVTVAQRPLNPADYPGATPETLVPGSLVFQKPQGPVDLGNVANWWGYVPDACWKHPEGRRSSVKHRRDHPVVHIAFEDAASYAAWAGKDLPTEAEWERAARGGLDRNEFCWGNDFTPNGEHLANTWQGYFPWQNLREDGHEGTCPVGAFPPNGYGLHEMTGNVWEWTTDWYQARHQGNKGKACCIPVNPRGPATEHGSQDLFTSAITIPRRVLKGGSHLCAPNYCRRYRPAARSPQAVDSGASHIGFRCIVRP, translated from the coding sequence ATGCATCGGAATGACAGCCGTGACGCCGCTCCCGACGTGGAGTCCACGGACACCGCCGCGCGCCCCGGCCGTGCTCCGTTTCCAGACATGGTCTGGATTCCCGGCGGCACGTACTGGATGGGCTCCGACCATCACTATCCCGAAGAGGCCCCCGCGCATCAGGTGACCGTCTCCGGCTTCTGGATGGACCGCTTCACCGTGACGAACGAACAGTTCGCCCGCTTCGTCGAAGCCACCGGTTACGTCACCGTCGCCCAGCGCCCCCTCAATCCCGCGGACTATCCCGGCGCCACACCGGAGACGCTCGTCCCCGGCTCGCTCGTCTTCCAGAAGCCCCAAGGCCCCGTGGACCTGGGCAACGTGGCCAACTGGTGGGGCTATGTCCCCGACGCCTGCTGGAAGCACCCCGAAGGCCGCCGCTCCTCCGTGAAGCACCGCCGCGACCACCCCGTCGTCCACATCGCCTTCGAGGACGCGGCGTCCTATGCGGCCTGGGCCGGCAAGGACCTCCCCACCGAGGCGGAGTGGGAGCGCGCCGCTCGCGGCGGCCTGGACCGCAACGAGTTCTGCTGGGGCAATGACTTCACCCCCAACGGCGAACACCTGGCCAACACCTGGCAGGGCTACTTCCCGTGGCAGAACCTCCGCGAGGACGGCCACGAAGGCACCTGCCCCGTCGGCGCCTTCCCGCCCAATGGCTACGGCCTGCATGAGATGACCGGCAACGTCTGGGAATGGACCACCGACTGGTACCAGGCGCGCCACCAGGGCAACAAAGGCAAGGCGTGCTGCATCCCCGTCAACCCGCGCGGCCCCGCCACCGAGCACGGCAGCCAGGACCTGTTCACCTCCGCCATCACCATTCCCCGCCGCGTCCTCAAGGGCGGCAGCCACCTGTGCGCACCCAACTACTGCCGCCGCTACCGCCCCGCCGCGCGCTCGCCCCAGGCCGTGGACAGCGGCGCCAGCCACATCGGCTTTCGCTGCATCGTGCGCCCGTAG
- a CDS encoding DUF6310 domain-containing protein — protein MASADAAALGIGVCVLAAPEIVVGAVLIIGAVVVAAAIQEALDAYEFRQLYPEETRAVPETQVAIQHSLPKRKPQPQPSGQDWFPPVPGDPSERERNPNCHPRRVPHLGGNDLHNKCADRIPRNTFSGWDALVDGKNFDGLQGATRMLWEVKTNDIETYSPFVRQAELQKQVDEAKRERALAEACGYQFSDWRPY, from the coding sequence GTGGCCTCCGCGGACGCGGCTGCGCTGGGAATCGGGGTCTGCGTCCTGGCCGCACCTGAAATCGTCGTGGGGGCAGTGCTCATCATCGGCGCCGTGGTGGTCGCTGCCGCCATTCAGGAGGCACTGGACGCCTACGAGTTCCGCCAGCTGTATCCCGAGGAGACACGGGCTGTGCCAGAAACGCAGGTGGCCATCCAGCATTCCCTGCCCAAACGAAAGCCTCAACCCCAACCCTCTGGACAGGATTGGTTTCCCCCCGTTCCTGGCGATCCCTCCGAGCGCGAGCGGAATCCGAACTGCCATCCCAGGCGGGTTCCACATCTGGGCGGCAATGACCTGCACAACAAATGTGCCGACCGGATTCCGCGGAACACCTTTTCCGGATGGGATGCACTCGTCGACGGCAAGAACTTCGATGGGCTTCAAGGCGCGACGCGCATGCTGTGGGAGGTCAAGACCAACGACATCGAGACCTACAGTCCGTTCGTTCGCCAGGCCGAGCTTCAGAAGCAGGTCGATGAGGCAAAACGTGAGCGCGCTCTCGCGGAAGCTTGCGGCTACCAGTTCTCCGATTGGCGTCCGTACTGA
- a CDS encoding threonine/serine ThrE exporter family protein, whose product MTPRHDGALDEEAASAFLLDLAKALHLAYQPSLLVEARVRRAAKAWGLDVEVFTLQSLAMTEVVSPRSTHVSFERLPFDPHWNLGRAAALLRLAEAIPEGRVRLPEARAELDRILTTHAPYPEWLVFVAYGVYGAAVAARVGGVWWEMLVAFCVGVIVGGIHFGMLNSHRVDLQKGFLAAFLGTLVAFGFSFLLPPFNIVRALYGGVVLLVPATVVTLGSLELAMESVEAGLPRLMYGLLRFLMLGVGIAAAGTLWEFAWPLPPHFEAHALPPLLTFFLMAVGGVALAVCMSGRPRDVAWIVGGVLLAYETQAVAKLLLGDRGSPMVAAFVLGVAGLLYGRGRDRMPMTVIMPGMLQLTPGFIGTEAIVALLGAGAEDARLFNVLLVALQLVLGLVFATVVVPPRDFVDRGSPVPPSAGRA is encoded by the coding sequence ATGACGCCAAGGCACGACGGCGCGTTGGACGAGGAGGCGGCCTCCGCCTTCCTGCTGGACCTGGCGAAGGCGTTGCACCTGGCCTACCAGCCGTCGCTGCTGGTGGAGGCGCGCGTGCGCCGGGCGGCGAAGGCGTGGGGGCTGGACGTGGAGGTCTTCACGCTCCAGAGCCTGGCGATGACGGAGGTGGTGTCACCGCGGAGCACGCACGTGTCCTTCGAGAGGCTGCCCTTCGACCCGCACTGGAACCTGGGCCGGGCCGCGGCGCTCCTGCGGCTGGCGGAAGCCATCCCCGAAGGACGCGTGCGGCTGCCCGAGGCCCGCGCGGAGCTGGACCGCATCCTGACCACGCACGCGCCCTATCCCGAGTGGCTCGTGTTCGTGGCCTACGGCGTCTATGGCGCGGCGGTGGCGGCGCGGGTGGGCGGGGTGTGGTGGGAGATGCTCGTGGCCTTCTGCGTGGGCGTCATCGTGGGGGGCATCCACTTCGGCATGCTGAACTCGCATCGAGTGGATCTGCAGAAGGGCTTCCTCGCCGCGTTCCTGGGGACACTGGTGGCGTTCGGGTTCTCGTTCCTCCTGCCGCCCTTCAACATCGTGCGGGCGCTGTACGGCGGGGTGGTGCTGCTGGTGCCCGCGACGGTGGTGACGCTGGGCTCGCTGGAGTTGGCCATGGAGTCGGTGGAGGCAGGCCTGCCCCGGCTCATGTACGGCCTCTTGCGCTTCCTGATGCTGGGCGTGGGCATCGCGGCGGCGGGGACGCTCTGGGAGTTCGCATGGCCGCTGCCGCCGCATTTCGAGGCGCACGCGCTGCCGCCACTCCTGACGTTCTTCCTGATGGCGGTGGGCGGGGTGGCGCTGGCGGTGTGCATGTCGGGGCGACCGCGCGACGTGGCATGGATTGTCGGCGGGGTGCTGCTCGCCTACGAGACGCAGGCGGTGGCGAAGCTGCTGCTCGGGGACCGGGGCAGCCCGATGGTGGCCGCGTTCGTGCTGGGCGTGGCGGGGCTGCTCTACGGACGCGGGAGGGACCGGATGCCCATGACGGTCATCATGCCGGGGATGTTGCAGCTGACGCCGGGCTTCATCGGCACGGAGGCCATCGTCGCGCTGCTCGGCGCGGGCGCGGAGGACGCCCGGCTGTTCAACGTGCTGCTGGTGGCGCTCCAGCTGGTGCTGGGGCTGGTGTTCGCCACGGTGGTGGTGCCTCCGCGCGACTTCGTGGACCGGGGCTCGCCGGTTCCTCCGAGCGCCGGCCGCGCGTAG